The Pseudomonadota bacterium region CCGCCTCGCCCATTCGCTCACTGCATTTTTGCGCGCGCACCATCCGGCCTTCGCGCGCGCCGAGATCGCCGCGTTTCCCACGCGGGTGGGGATCCGGGAAAGCCGCCGCGTGCGCGGCGACAGCACGATCACCGCCGCGGCCGTGCTGCGCGGTCTGGAAACGCCCGATCGCGTCGCCCTCGGCACCTGGCCGATGGAGTTGCGTGAAAAACCCACCGGCCCCCGCTGGCGTTACCCCGAGGACGATCGCCCGACACAGATCCCGCTCGGTGCGCTCAAGGTTGCCGACGTGACCAACCTATGGACGGCCGGCCGCTGCATCTCCTGCGATCACGAAGCGCAGGCCGCGCTGCGGGTCATCGGCACCTGCCTCGCCACCGGCCAGGCCGCGGGCCTCGCCGCCGCGTGGTACGTCCGCCACGGCGCGCCTCCCGGCGCGGCGGACGTGCGGGCGCAGATCGAAACCATCCTCGGCCCGGAGGAGGATCGATCGGGGTAGCCGCCGGGGTGCAACGTGCTCTGCCCTAGCCTCGACATGGAGATCCGAAGGTGTATACTCGACGGACCGAGAGGGCGGCGCGCTCGACGTCAACAAAAAAGGGGAACGATGACACAACGACCAACTGCCGGCCAACCACCTGACAAACGCGAGTTCGAGCCACCCGTAGGCTGGCTGCTCGGGCAACAGCTCCTCGCCGGCTTGAAATGGATCGCGCTCTACACCTCCTATGGCGAAAAGCTGGATGCACGCGACTGGATGCGCGCCGACGTGGTGTGGCGCTTCAAAGACGCGAAAGGCGACGAGTTCTGGTTCGATTACATCGCCGACAGCGGCGACGGCCAGAAGGCTGTATATAACATCGCCTACCTGTGTCAGGGCGACCTCTGGCTTCCACAAGCTGGCAGCCAACCGGATGCCGGAATAGTATCGCTTAATAATAAGGCGCTGGACAATGGGTATCGGCTGCCGCGCGGGGAATTTCTGCTGGTCGGCGGGGACACGGCCTATCACATTGCGGACTACGAGACACTCGCGGAGCGCTTCCGCAAGCCGTTAAACTGGGCCTATGACGACCGCTGTTCGGCAGGTGAAACCCCGAGCCGTACGTATATCTATGGGGTCCCGGGCAACCACGACTACTACGATGCCCTGGACGGATTCAACCGCCAGTTTCTCGAACCAATCACACCGCCCACCGCAGCAGGTTCCTCCTGCACCATAAGCCTATATGATCAGTTAAAGCTCGAGGGGTTCGATCGCGAGCAGAAAGCCAGCTATGTAGCGTTGGAGCTGCCCCACGACTGGAAGCTGTGGGCCCTGGATGTGCAGGATGGCAACCTCGACAAGCGGCAGCAGGCGTTCTTCCTCGAGACCTGCGAGGCGGGCGTTGCACCCAAAAAGCTGATCGTGGCGACACCGGAGCCGGTGACCAAGCTCGGGAAGCACACGGAACCGGATGCCGAGATCGTCCGGGCCTATAGGGGCCTTGGATTGGAGCCGGCCTTTCTCAAGCAGAACAATGGCGGGCTCGCGGGAGACCGATGCCGTCTCGATATCTCCGGGGACGTCCACCACTACGCCCGCTATTGGGGGACAGGGGCCCTGAAGCGATCCGATTCACAACCATCGGGGAACGACCGTCCGAACTACGCCGCGCTGGTGGCGGGCGGTGGTGGCGCCTTCCTGCATGCCTCCCATACCGACCTGGAACAGGTCCCCCATGCAGTGATATATCCGCCCCGCGGGGACTCGCACAATCTCATGCTCAAGAGGCTGCTCGATCCGCGCAATATCTTTAATGGCGGATACGTGTTCGTCGCGGGAGCGATGGTGGCCGCGGCAACGTACTTCGCGGCCGCCATTCCCGACAGTAGCTGGTCGGCTTTCCATTGGCTCACTAGGATTGGTAACGGCCAGCGTCCTTGTGGAGATCAGGCGAGGTGTGCAGCCGATCCGGATTCGCTCTTGGAGCGCATTCAGTGGGCATTGGGCATCCCCGGCGAGACGCGGATCCCCATCCCCGGCGAGACCACCGCTCAGTACGCGCTCCCGCTGCTCGACGTGCTGTTCGCCACAGCGCTATTGGGTGTGTTGATCTACCTGGCGTTCAGAACTAGGACCGATTCCGACAAGCTGGCGCAGGCCGGGCTCGATGAATGGCGCAGCACGCTCGTACGTTGGATGGCGTTCGTCTTTCTCTGGCTCGCCGGGCTTTTCGTGCTCTCTCTGATCCCCTTGACGGTACCGTCCGCCTTCTTCGCCAGCTTCATGGTGTTCCTGTTCATGGGCGTGTTGATCGCCGGCCTGGTCTTCTGCCGCTACGTGAGCGATGTGCTGATTGCGCGCAAAAAGCACTTGGAACGGCAGCGAGACGAGAGCTCCGCACCGCCCCTGCAAGAGGGTAGGCTGTGGCCTCTTCTCGAAGCGTATCTCGAAGCGCACCTGCCGTTTGCCTTGATCGCCGCCTCCTGGATCAGCGTCAGTTACGGTGTCTGGCGCTTCGGCGCGTACAACGCGTCTATCGTGCTCACGGATATCGTGACGCTTCTAGTGTTAGGCCTGGCCACGCTGGGCCTCGTTGCCTTGGCATTCTTCGTCGGCGGCGCGCTGTACGAGGCGAAAGACCGGAAGCAATTCTTGCTGCTCGGCGCTTGGCACGCCTTCGTGCAGGTCGCCGTCCCCTTCGCGCTGATCGCTTATTGTGGAGCGTGGGAGATAGTCGGCACCCTCGTAGCCATCGGCGCAATCACAGTCGCCGCTTTGCGCTACTTTAGAGTCGAAGGAGAGTTTACCTATACGGACCAGAAGGATTGTGCTCGGAGGATGTGGATCGCATGGATTGCCGTGGGGCTGCTGCCCCTCCTCGCCGCCCTCGTCATGAACTGGGGAGATCCGGCGGAAGTCGTCACCTCGTGGCGTATTGTCGGCGCGGCGCTGATCGGAGCGCTACTGAGCTGTGTCTGGTTCGGATGGTACCTCGCCGTCTCGCTCGCGTTCAACGGTCATAACAACGAGGCCGGGGGCGGTGCCCGTACCGAGCAATTCCGGCACTTGGTCCGCATCAAGCTGACGCGAGACTCGCTTACCGGCTATGTGATCGGGATAGACGAGCCCTTTGCGAGTTTCGATGGTAACCCGAAATTCCGGCTGGTCGACGTATTTACGATCTCCTGTCCTTCCAAGCGCACGCCGTAATCCCGGTAGTTGCGTCAGGTTTGCGGTACGGCGGGCGAGGCGAGATATGCGTGAACCTTGCCGTTTTGGGTGATAGCCGCGGTGTCGCGCGCTCGGGCCCCGAGCAGCGTCCGCTCGAGAAACTTGATGGCGGTATCTGCATAGAGGGCCGTATGCACATCGCTCGCATCGTCGAAGTGGATTGCATCGGGTGCACGAAGTGCCTCAAGGCCTGCCCGGTCGATGCGATCGTGGGCGCGGCGGGGCAGATGCACACGGTCTTGATCGAGCAATGTACCGGCTGCGAGCAGTGTCTCCCACCGTGTCCGGTCGATTGCATCGAGCTGGTCGAGGCCCCCTTCGCTTGGGACAACGATCGCGCCCAGGCGGCCCAGGCACGGGAGCGGGCACGCGAGGACCGTCTGGCGCGCCGGCAGGAAGACGATGGCCGGGGTCGGAGTGGGGACCGAGGAAGGGAGAGCGACCTCCCCGCGTTCGATCCTGCCGCCGCGCCGGCGGTGATCCGGGCCGCGGTCGAGCGATCCCAGGCACGGCGGCGGGGCGACCGCGACCCGTCGTGACCGATCCCCGCCCGGAGGCCCGGAGGCGCGCGGCACACCACCTGGCGTATGGACTGGCGGCACTCCTGGTCGCGCTCGCGGGGTGCTCGACGGTACCGAAGACCGCCGGCCGCCCGCCCCCGCAGGCGGGCGTTCCCCCGCTCGTCGGTTACGCCTTGAGCCTGCGGGGGACGCCATACCACTACGGCGGCGACAGTCCGCGGCAGGGCTTCGATTGCAGCGGCTTCGTGCGGCACGTGTACCGGCGCTACGGGATAGATCTGCCGCGCGATTCGGCATCGATGGCGCGCGTGCTGCCGCGGGTCCCCGCCGCGTCCCCAAGGCCGGGGGACCTGGTGTTCTTCAATACCCGCGGGCGCCCGGACTCCCACGTCGGGATCTACGTCGGCCAGGGCAGTTTCGTCCATGCCCCGAGCCAGGCCACGGGTTCCGTGCGGGTGTCGAATCTCGGGCACCGCTATTGGCACGCCCGGCTCAGCGCTGTTCGGCGATCCCCGGTGGGCGCCTCCGGCTGGTTCCGGCCGGTCTCGTCCACGACGGCCGAGTAGGCAGCGCAATCGATCAGGACAAACGGTCTCCCGACGAACGCGGGCGCTCTGGCGCAAAGGCACGGCCCCGCACCCGGCGCCCCCGCTTCCGCCTTGTCTGCGGCGATATTCGCCAGCTCCATGCGTTCGGCCGCGGCGGTGAGGGTTTGCAGCACCGTGGCGCGCGGGGTCGCGGTCATATCGCTTGAAGGGTTATTCTCCATCGTGCCGTCGGGGCGCACGCGGATCGTCGTGGTCGGCACCTGGCGCGGCGTGTTCGGCGTTCCCGTCTCCTGCGCTGAAGGATTAGGGAGAATCACGCGCGGCGTTGTTGAGCTTGCCTGCGGTGGCGATGCCGGGGCCGCAGGCACGGCAGCGCTACTGGCATCCTGCGCCTGCAGGTTGTCAACCGGCTGCTCCTCCCGTGAAACGGTCTTTTCGTTATTGCTGTCGTCGGTGCTGCCGAGGCGCTCATAAATCAGCTTGTTACTCGATGGTTGTTCGGGTTCGGCCGCGGCCATTTTTTTCACGGGCGATGTATCGGCCTTGATCACGATCGGCTCGCCCGTATTTTTTTCGCCGACCCAGGAGTAGATCAGCGCCCCGATGACGGCGACAAATACAAGACCCGTGACCGCGATGACCGTGACGAAGCGTGTGTCAAAATCGAAAGCGTCGGCGCGGGTTTCAAATTCCTGCCCGGAGGTACCCGGACTGCCGGCCATTTCTTCTTCAAAAGTCTGCGCGAATGTCCGCGAGTAATCCTGTGGTGGCGGTTTCTCAAAAACGGGCTCTTTCTTGACGACCGATCCTTCGCGCACCGGCGCGGAAGAGGTCTGCTTTTCAAGCGAGCGAAACGCCGCTTCGAACTCGTCTTCGCTGAAACCACGAGAATCCTTGTTATGAGGATCATTTCTGTTTTGCGGCGCTGGTGCTGCCGGCCTCGCAGGGGCAGGCTGGCCGCCGCTGCGCGGTTCGGTTTCAAGGTAATAGGCGAGCTCGGCATCTTCAGCCGTGCTTTCCGGCTCAAAGCGCTGAGCGCTGCGCCCTATAATGCTCTCGAATTCCGCCAAGGGATCATCGCTCTCATCGCCCTGTGGATTGGCAGTCCAATTGGTGCGGCGGATTGGCGTATCACTCATAAAATACCTCTTAACAGAAACCAGCTCCGACGAATCGGCCAGACAATCAGGCTTTGCCCCTGCCCCGAACCTCAGGCTTCAGGTCCGGAAAACCAAGCAAAGCCTGTCGGTGGATGCGAGCGTGCGCGTATTGCACGTAAAAAACAGGTTGTCTTGGAGTGCTCCACAACCTTGGCGAGGTCGAAATCGAGCGACGCATCGCTCGCCCGCGTCAACATCATGAAGCGGATGGCATCGCGCCCCACCTCGTCGATCACTTCGCGCAGCGTGACGAAATCGCCCGCGCGTTTTGACATGTTCACGGGCTCGCTCGAAGCGCGGGGCGGGGGTGTCGGTCGTCATGCCTGGTACGACGCGAGCGCCACCCGTAGGCTGGCCCACAGATAGCCCCGATTCCGCGCGAGGGCCACCGTGATCCGGGCGGCTTCTAGCTCGGCATCGGCGCGGCGAGCCCCGGCGTCGTACTCCAAGATACCGGCGCGCTCCCTAGGGGTTCTCCCGAAACCAGGCCACCGTATCGGTGAGGGTCTGGTGCAGGGGCCGCGGTCGCCAGCCGAGGTCTTCGCGCATTCGGCGGGCGTCGTACCAGCCATAGCGGCCTATGAGCTTCGCAATGGCGGGCGGTACCGGCGGATCTTTGCGCCGGATCCGGGACCAAAAGACGAGGGCGGAGATTAGCACCCGGGGCAGCCACCGCGGCAGGTGCCAGGTACGCGCCGGGGTCCCGGCGACGGCGGCGACGTCCGCGACCAGGTCCTTCAGGGTGTGGTTGTGGGCACATAGGACGTAACGCTGGCCGGGACGGCCGCGCTCCGTCGCGAGCAGGACGCCGTCGGCGAAATCGCGCGCGTCGACGCAGCCCACGCCCACGTCGAACGTGGGCACGAAACGCCCTTCGATCACGCGCTTGATGATCTTACCGCCGGGGGCCGGACCGAAGTCCTCCGGGCCGATGGTCAGGGCCGGCGCCACGACCACCACGTCGAACCCGGACCGCGAGCGCGACAGTGCCAACTGCTCCGCCTCGCGGCGGGACTCCGCATAGCCCAGATCGATCCCGTGTACGGCCCACTCCGCGTCCTCGTCCAGCGGTACCGGATCACGGTGGACGCCGATCGTGAGGGCGCTGCTGCTCGCGACCACGCGCGTGACGCCTGCGGCCTGCGCGGCATCGATGAGCCTCTGGGTGCCAGCCACGTTGACCTCGTGCATGTCCTCGCGCGTTTTGCGGGGGTCGACCTCGTAGGCCATGTGCACCACGGTGTCCACCCCTTGCAGCGCCGCCCGCAAGTCGCTGGGCTTGGTGATCTCGCCCATGGGGTCCACCACGAGGTGCTTGATGATGTGCCTGGTGTCACTGCCCGGAAGCACCAGCCAACGTGGGTGGATCCCGCGCTTTTTTAAGCATTTGATCACGTGGTAGTCGAGGATATCCCCCCCGCCGCTTACCAG contains the following coding sequences:
- a CDS encoding FAD-dependent oxidoreductase, producing the protein EAVDVYCRGARATIEPGAVVDASGDATLAVQAGAGTEEASATRLQRPAFIFALHTVEVAALDADGRVGLAALLAEAAHAGRIERGALGAHFRPTGRGSEVYCTVDLAGPEDFNPTSPVHLGALERTGRRLAHSLTAFLRAHHPAFARAEIAAFPTRVGIRESRRVRGDSTITAAAVLRGLETPDRVALGTWPMELREKPTGPRWRYPEDDRPTQIPLGALKVADVTNLWTAGRCISCDHEAQAALRVIGTCLATGQAAGLAAAWYVRHGAPPGAADVRAQIETILGPEEDRSG
- a CDS encoding DUF975 family protein, producing MTQRPTAGQPPDKREFEPPVGWLLGQQLLAGLKWIALYTSYGEKLDARDWMRADVVWRFKDAKGDEFWFDYIADSGDGQKAVYNIAYLCQGDLWLPQAGSQPDAGIVSLNNKALDNGYRLPRGEFLLVGGDTAYHIADYETLAERFRKPLNWAYDDRCSAGETPSRTYIYGVPGNHDYYDALDGFNRQFLEPITPPTAAGSSCTISLYDQLKLEGFDREQKASYVALELPHDWKLWALDVQDGNLDKRQQAFFLETCEAGVAPKKLIVATPEPVTKLGKHTEPDAEIVRAYRGLGLEPAFLKQNNGGLAGDRCRLDISGDVHHYARYWGTGALKRSDSQPSGNDRPNYAALVAGGGGAFLHASHTDLEQVPHAVIYPPRGDSHNLMLKRLLDPRNIFNGGYVFVAGAMVAAATYFAAAIPDSSWSAFHWLTRIGNGQRPCGDQARCAADPDSLLERIQWALGIPGETRIPIPGETTAQYALPLLDVLFATALLGVLIYLAFRTRTDSDKLAQAGLDEWRSTLVRWMAFVFLWLAGLFVLSLIPLTVPSAFFASFMVFLFMGVLIAGLVFCRYVSDVLIARKKHLERQRDESSAPPLQEGRLWPLLEAYLEAHLPFALIAASWISVSYGVWRFGAYNASIVLTDIVTLLVLGLATLGLVALAFFVGGALYEAKDRKQFLLLGAWHAFVQVAVPFALIAYCGAWEIVGTLVAIGAITVAALRYFRVEGEFTYTDQKDCARRMWIAWIAVGLLPLLAALVMNWGDPAEVVTSWRIVGAALIGALLSCVWFGWYLAVSLAFNGHNNEAGGGARTEQFRHLVRIKLTRDSLTGYVIGIDEPFASFDGNPKFRLVDVFTISCPSKRTP
- a CDS encoding RnfABCDGE type electron transport complex subunit B; its protein translation is MNLAVLGDSRGVARSGPEQRPLEKLDGGICIEGRMHIARIVEVDCIGCTKCLKACPVDAIVGAAGQMHTVLIEQCTGCEQCLPPCPVDCIELVEAPFAWDNDRAQAAQARERAREDRLARRQEDDGRGRSGDRGRESDLPAFDPAAAPAVIRAAVERSQARRRGDRDPS
- a CDS encoding C40 family peptidase, encoding MTDPRPEARRRAAHHLAYGLAALLVALAGCSTVPKTAGRPPPQAGVPPLVGYALSLRGTPYHYGGDSPRQGFDCSGFVRHVYRRYGIDLPRDSASMARVLPRVPAASPRPGDLVFFNTRGRPDSHVGIYVGQGSFVHAPSQATGSVRVSNLGHRYWHARLSAVRRSPVGASGWFRPVSSTTAE
- a CDS encoding NAD-dependent epimerase/dehydratase family protein, with protein sequence MNKVLVSGGGDILDYHVIKCLKKRGIHPRWLVLPGSDTRHIIKHLVVDPMGEITKPSDLRAALQGVDTVVHMAYEVDPRKTREDMHEVNVAGTQRLIDAAQAAGVTRVVASSSALTIGVHRDPVPLDEDAEWAVHGIDLGYAESRREAEQLALSRSRSGFDVVVVAPALTIGPEDFGPAPGGKIIKRVIEGRFVPTFDVGVGCVDARDFADGVLLATERGRPGQRYVLCAHNHTLKDLVADVAAVAGTPARTWHLPRWLPRVLISALVFWSRIRRKDPPVPPAIAKLIGRYGWYDARRMREDLGWRPRPLHQTLTDTVAWFRENP